The Pirellulales bacterium genome window below encodes:
- a CDS encoding metallophosphoesterase: MKRAIISDIHSNLEALEAVLADIRGQGIAEIFCLGDIIGYGPNPRECIDLTMKCAMCLLGNHDQGALFDPEGFNSGAERAIFWTREQLESPQGNPADNSRRWEFLGELPRVHRDNGLLFVHGSPRNPLNEYVFPEDVICSPKKLEKSFALVQRCCFQGHTHVPGVFVESMNFSSPEEIGYRYRIGSEKAMINVGSVGQPRDGDRRACYVVLEDDYVTFRRVEYPAEKTRQKIHEIPDLDNFLGDRLLEGR, from the coding sequence GTGAAGCGAGCCATTATTAGCGACATTCACAGTAACCTCGAAGCACTCGAGGCTGTGCTGGCCGACATTCGTGGCCAGGGAATCGCCGAGATTTTTTGTCTCGGCGACATTATCGGTTACGGCCCGAACCCGCGCGAGTGCATCGATCTGACCATGAAGTGCGCGATGTGCCTCCTCGGCAATCACGATCAGGGGGCGCTCTTTGATCCAGAAGGGTTCAACTCCGGAGCGGAACGGGCAATCTTCTGGACTCGCGAGCAGTTGGAAAGCCCCCAAGGAAATCCTGCCGACAACTCGCGCCGCTGGGAGTTTTTGGGAGAGTTGCCGCGCGTGCATCGCGACAATGGATTGCTCTTCGTTCACGGCTCGCCGCGCAATCCGCTCAATGAATATGTCTTTCCAGAAGATGTGATTTGTAGCCCCAAAAAACTGGAAAAGAGCTTTGCCCTGGTTCAACGGTGCTGCTTTCAGGGACATACGCACGTTCCGGGAGTGTTCGTCGAAAGCATGAATTTTTCCAGTCCCGAGGAAATTGGATACCGCTATCGGATCGGATCCGAAAAAGCGATGATCAATGTTGGCTCCGTCGGCCAGCCGCGCGACGGCGATCGACGAGCGTGCTACGTGGTGCTCGAAGACGACTACGTTACCTTCCGCCGCGTCGAATATCCGGCCGAGAAAACGCGGCAAAAAATTCACGAGATTCCAGATTTGGACAATTTTCTCGGCGATCGACTCTTGGAGGGGCGATAG
- a CDS encoding YidC/Oxa1 family insertase periplasmic-domain containing protein: protein MDRRFVLFLALSLAFLMVNNAIWNRLNPPKPAAQNAAKQVAEKKPEIENGSDKKDVAKVQEADKKADAEPPAEKSLEVAANQAEENEPELQWFTLGSVDPSDQNPYRGLWTITNRGAAVERMELASERYRDLDDRTGYLGNLALSDTAEGPRVSVVGPGTPAAAAGLQAGDIIQSIDGEAVQDAKALVKELLGKTVPGQSIEVGVLRAGQPQKLTAQLSRHPLEVIRPEVLEMGANIPTRLDVVEPGDHDPYSFLLTLRQIDDKKLKGDELETELPGVKLRASHWTGKQVDPDTVEFTRPLPQYGLEVVKRYHIAKHAPNQPAYHVTLDVELRNVGQTPREVAYQLDGPTGLPVEGWWYNSRPSPNGTFFPTANGVRNVAALLQSNAPAVFTPMQIESEEVVPLTENPSLLTYAGVDAQYFASAVLPNPQVDRPFWLAEISPILVGRLPADSRYKLLGDVTCRLVSMKKTLAPGGDPLKHTYTVFAGPKQPELLAQYGTHGDNLGKLIYYGWPIWAFFARLLTAVLHEFYRFVGNYGVAIVMLTVCVRACMFPLSRKQALAAQKMQELKPEMDKINEKYKGKAEEKTRAMQELWRKHNYNPMSGCMMAFVQLPIFLGLYRALMVDVELRQAPLLGEAIHWCSNLAAPDMLLDWSGFMPKFVTAYRGFGSLGPYLNILPLITVALFIWQQKMFMPPATDDQTRMQQKMMKYMMVLMAFMFYTVPSGLCIYFIASSLWGIAERKVLPKTIGGASPKATGGGSAISKLLGKSTPTNGASVAEARRERRKQRGGK, encoded by the coding sequence GTGGATCGTCGTTTCGTCCTATTTCTCGCCCTGTCGCTGGCCTTTCTGATGGTGAACAACGCCATTTGGAACAGGCTCAATCCGCCGAAGCCCGCAGCCCAAAACGCCGCGAAGCAGGTCGCAGAAAAAAAACCAGAGATCGAAAATGGCAGCGACAAAAAAGATGTCGCTAAAGTTCAGGAAGCGGATAAAAAGGCCGACGCAGAGCCACCCGCCGAAAAATCGCTGGAAGTAGCCGCCAATCAAGCCGAGGAGAACGAACCGGAATTGCAATGGTTTACTTTGGGCTCGGTCGATCCATCGGACCAAAATCCGTATCGAGGTTTGTGGACCATTACCAACCGTGGGGCCGCGGTCGAGCGAATGGAACTCGCCTCAGAGCGCTATCGCGATCTCGACGACCGCACCGGCTATCTCGGTAACCTGGCGCTTTCGGACACTGCGGAAGGCCCGCGCGTGAGTGTTGTTGGCCCTGGCACACCGGCCGCCGCCGCGGGCTTACAGGCGGGCGACATCATCCAGTCGATCGACGGAGAAGCGGTCCAGGATGCCAAAGCGCTGGTGAAGGAGTTGCTCGGCAAGACGGTTCCGGGCCAATCGATCGAGGTTGGTGTTCTCCGCGCCGGACAGCCGCAAAAGCTTACGGCACAGCTATCTCGGCATCCGCTGGAAGTGATTCGACCCGAAGTGTTGGAAATGGGCGCGAATATTCCCACGCGACTCGACGTGGTTGAGCCGGGCGATCACGATCCCTACTCGTTTCTGTTGACGCTGCGACAAATCGACGACAAGAAGTTGAAGGGAGACGAACTCGAGACTGAATTGCCCGGCGTCAAACTGCGTGCCTCTCATTGGACGGGCAAACAAGTAGATCCCGACACGGTTGAATTCACACGGCCGCTTCCGCAGTACGGCTTGGAAGTTGTCAAACGCTATCACATCGCCAAACACGCTCCGAACCAGCCGGCCTACCATGTGACACTGGATGTCGAATTGCGAAACGTCGGCCAAACGCCACGCGAAGTCGCCTACCAACTCGACGGTCCCACGGGCCTGCCCGTCGAAGGTTGGTGGTACAACAGCCGCCCGTCGCCCAACGGCACGTTCTTTCCGACGGCCAACGGCGTGCGCAACGTCGCCGCGTTGCTTCAAAGCAATGCTCCAGCGGTGTTTACCCCGATGCAAATCGAGAGTGAGGAAGTTGTTCCGTTGACGGAAAACCCCTCCCTGCTGACCTATGCGGGCGTCGATGCCCAGTATTTCGCTTCTGCGGTTCTTCCCAATCCACAAGTGGACCGTCCATTCTGGTTGGCTGAAATCAGTCCGATTCTGGTCGGCCGATTGCCTGCCGATAGTCGATACAAGCTGCTGGGCGATGTGACGTGTCGGCTGGTCAGCATGAAAAAGACCCTCGCGCCGGGCGGAGATCCACTCAAGCATACGTACACCGTTTTTGCCGGTCCCAAGCAACCCGAGTTGCTCGCCCAATACGGCACGCACGGCGATAATCTCGGCAAGCTCATCTATTATGGTTGGCCGATTTGGGCGTTTTTTGCCCGATTGCTGACGGCCGTACTGCACGAATTTTATCGTTTCGTGGGCAATTACGGGGTTGCGATCGTAATGCTCACCGTCTGTGTTCGGGCCTGCATGTTCCCACTTTCGCGCAAGCAAGCGCTGGCTGCACAGAAAATGCAGGAACTGAAGCCGGAGATGGATAAGATCAATGAAAAGTACAAAGGCAAAGCCGAGGAAAAGACGCGAGCGATGCAAGAGTTGTGGCGGAAGCACAACTATAATCCGATGTCGGGGTGCATGATGGCCTTCGTGCAATTGCCGATCTTCCTCGGGCTCTATCGCGCGCTGATGGTGGACGTCGAATTGCGTCAAGCGCCGCTATTGGGCGAGGCAATTCACTGGTGCTCGAATTTAGCCGCTCCCGATATGCTGCTCGATTGGAGCGGCTTCATGCCCAAATTTGTCACCGCCTACCGCGGGTTTGGCTCGTTGGGGCCGTACTTGAATATCTTGCCGCTCATCACGGTGGCTCTGTTCATCTGGCAGCAAAAAATGTTCATGCCGCCGGCGACCGACGATCAAACGCGAATGCAGCAAAAAATGATGAAGTACATGATGGTGCTGATGGCATTCATGTTTTACACGGTTCCCAGCGGTTTGTGCATTTACTTCATCGCTTCGAGCTTGTGGGGCATTGCCGAGCGAAAAGTGCTGCCGAAGACGATCGGTGGAGCTTCGCCGAAAGCGACTGGCGGCGGCTCGGCGATTTCCAAGCTGCTGGGAAAATCGACTCCAACCAACGGCGCTAGCGTTGCCGAGGCCCGTCGAGAGCGGCGGAAACAACGAGGCGGGAAATGA
- a CDS encoding pyridoxal phosphate-dependent aminotransferase, with translation MQISNLVSALEPSATLAMAAKAKELSAAGKRVFDFSVGEPDFTTPQHICDAATAAMKAGHTHYTAPSGIIELKKAVAKSYHARHGLEYSPAQVVVSNGAKHSVHNVFAALCNPGDEVIIPAPYWVSYAELVKLTGATPAIVETSESNDFKLTPAALQSKINARSTILLLCSPSNPTGSVYSPDELSALADVAIERNLTVVSDEIYEHLIYGNHKFASFPTVRPGLQNRTIVISGVSKSYAMTGWRIGWTLSPPNLAKAMGDLQSQETSNPCSISQYAAVAAIEGPQQCVGQMLAEFAKRRDFVKSRLAKIPEVSCPEMGGAFYAFVNISKHLGKTYGGTKCDHSAAWCLALLEQQQVATVMGSAFGAEGYMRISYATSLENLEIGLDRMAAFIASAK, from the coding sequence ATGCAAATTTCTAACTTAGTTTCCGCACTCGAGCCTTCCGCCACGCTCGCGATGGCTGCCAAGGCCAAGGAACTTTCGGCGGCGGGAAAGAGGGTGTTCGATTTCAGCGTCGGCGAACCCGACTTCACCACGCCGCAGCATATCTGCGACGCGGCCACCGCGGCGATGAAGGCTGGGCATACGCATTACACTGCCCCCAGCGGCATCATTGAACTGAAAAAAGCCGTTGCAAAGTCGTATCATGCGAGGCACGGGCTGGAGTATTCACCGGCACAGGTCGTCGTTTCGAATGGAGCAAAGCACTCGGTCCATAACGTATTTGCGGCGCTCTGCAATCCGGGAGATGAGGTAATCATTCCTGCGCCGTATTGGGTCAGCTACGCGGAACTCGTGAAGCTGACGGGGGCGACGCCGGCGATCGTCGAAACCTCGGAAAGTAACGACTTCAAACTGACGCCGGCAGCACTCCAGTCGAAAATCAACGCGCGATCGACGATTTTGCTCCTTTGTTCGCCAAGCAATCCGACCGGTAGTGTTTACTCGCCTGACGAATTGAGCGCGCTGGCGGACGTGGCGATCGAGCGAAACCTTACGGTGGTCAGCGACGAGATTTATGAACATTTGATCTACGGCAACCATAAGTTTGCCAGCTTTCCCACGGTTCGCCCTGGCTTACAAAACCGCACGATCGTCATTAGTGGCGTCAGCAAGTCGTATGCAATGACGGGCTGGCGGATCGGCTGGACACTTTCGCCCCCAAACCTTGCGAAAGCGATGGGAGATTTACAAAGTCAAGAAACGTCGAATCCGTGCAGCATCAGCCAATACGCGGCAGTCGCTGCGATCGAAGGGCCGCAGCAGTGTGTTGGTCAAATGCTCGCGGAATTTGCCAAGCGACGCGACTTCGTCAAATCGCGGTTGGCGAAAATTCCCGAAGTGAGCTGCCCGGAAATGGGGGGCGCGTTTTATGCCTTCGTCAACATTTCCAAGCATCTCGGCAAAACCTACGGCGGCACGAAATGCGATCACTCGGCCGCATGGTGCTTGGCACTCTTGGAGCAGCAGCAAGTGGCAACGGTCATGGGCTCGGCATTTGGCGCGGAGGGTTATATGCGGATTTCCTATGCAACATCGCTGGAAAATCTGGAAATCGGGCTTGATCGCATGGCGGCATTCATCGCCTCTGCAAAATGA
- the glgA gene encoding glycogen synthase GlgA: protein MNIVLATSEAVPFAKTGGLADVCGALPVELARLGHRVTVIMPGYRSIRAAGLPIESTGVQVSIPIGRKSVDGNLLVSRLPGSEVPVYFIDQPEYYDRPELYQSAGRDYPDNCERFVFFSRAVLEAIQQLELEVDILHCNDWQTGLVPAYHKIEYRAVPRFERAASLITVHNLAYQGTFWHWDMLLTGVDWKYFNWHQMEFFGQLNLLKTGLVFADAINTVSPRYAEEIQTAPLGSGLEGVLQQRRSVLSGIINGVDYSQWNPEIDSYLPTTYGPKNVREGKMRCKAALQQEFGLPRDGVLQNGSGAPLVAFVGRLSEQKGIDLILPVIQEWVQTTNLQWVILGTGEPKYQDQLLTLSQRHPLKVAVKFEFSERLAHLIEAGADMFIMPSRFEPCGLSQLYSLKYGTAPIVRVTGGLADTVVNATDENLASGMATGFTFHDYSSFALSETLRRAVAMFGRRNDWEKLIACGMKQDWSWSRSAREYVALYERTLAGVRRGQTVHA from the coding sequence GTGAACATCGTTCTTGCGACCAGCGAAGCCGTTCCGTTCGCCAAAACCGGCGGATTGGCCGATGTTTGCGGCGCGCTGCCGGTGGAGTTGGCTCGACTGGGACATCGGGTGACCGTCATCATGCCGGGCTACCGCTCGATTCGCGCGGCCGGCCTGCCAATTGAATCGACCGGTGTGCAAGTTTCGATTCCGATCGGCCGCAAGTCGGTCGATGGCAATCTGCTTGTCAGCCGCCTTCCCGGCAGTGAAGTACCGGTTTACTTCATCGACCAGCCCGAATATTACGACCGGCCCGAACTCTACCAATCGGCCGGCCGCGATTATCCCGACAATTGCGAACGGTTTGTCTTCTTTAGCCGCGCAGTGCTTGAAGCGATTCAGCAACTGGAGCTAGAAGTCGACATTTTGCACTGCAACGATTGGCAAACGGGGTTGGTGCCCGCATATCACAAAATCGAATACCGCGCCGTACCGCGATTCGAGCGAGCAGCGTCGTTGATTACCGTACATAATCTTGCTTACCAAGGCACGTTTTGGCATTGGGACATGCTGCTCACCGGCGTCGACTGGAAGTATTTCAATTGGCATCAAATGGAATTCTTCGGCCAATTGAATTTACTAAAAACGGGATTGGTGTTTGCTGACGCCATTAATACGGTCAGCCCCAGATACGCCGAAGAAATTCAAACCGCGCCGCTGGGCAGTGGCTTGGAAGGCGTTTTGCAGCAGCGGCGCTCGGTGCTGTCGGGCATCATCAATGGCGTCGATTATTCCCAGTGGAATCCGGAAATCGACTCTTACTTGCCAACCACGTACGGTCCGAAAAATGTCCGTGAAGGCAAGATGCGGTGCAAAGCGGCGTTGCAGCAGGAATTCGGCCTGCCGCGCGACGGCGTCCTCCAAAACGGCAGCGGCGCGCCGCTGGTGGCCTTCGTCGGCCGCCTGAGCGAGCAAAAGGGAATTGACCTGATTTTGCCAGTGATTCAAGAATGGGTGCAAACAACCAACCTGCAATGGGTCATTCTGGGCACTGGCGAGCCGAAATATCAGGACCAGTTGTTGACGCTTTCCCAGCGCCATCCGCTCAAAGTCGCGGTCAAGTTTGAATTTTCCGAACGCTTGGCGCATTTGATCGAGGCTGGCGCCGATATGTTCATCATGCCCAGCCGTTTCGAGCCTTGCGGGCTGAGCCAGCTTTACAGTTTGAAATACGGCACAGCGCCGATTGTGCGAGTGACCGGCGGATTAGCCGATACGGTCGTTAACGCCACGGATGAAAATCTGGCGTCCGGCATGGCAACCGGCTTTACGTTTCACGACTATAGTTCTTTCGCGCTCTCCGAAACATTGCGCCGAGCGGTGGCGATGTTCGGCCGGCGTAACGATTGGGAAAAACTCATCGCCTGCGGGATGAAACAAGATTGGTCGTGGAGCCGCAGCGCGCGAGAATATGTCGCGCTGTATGAGCGTACGCTGGCCGGCGTCCGCCGCGGCCAAACGGTGCACGCGTAA
- a CDS encoding DUF4416 family protein: MGDIRSASPGLLLLAAFSRHAEAIQWARHTCEAAWGPVALASLAFDFCETDYYRTSMGEGLRKQFFVFDRPFDPADLADCKLQTNRWEAEYAGRTNHPESRPLNLDPGYLTLAKLVLASTKDHAHRIYLQQGIYAEITLKFRAGGWQPTEWTYPDYRRADFQEFFTRSRECLKRRSQ; encoded by the coding sequence ATGGGCGACATTCGCTCGGCTTCACCCGGATTGTTGTTGCTGGCGGCGTTCAGTCGCCACGCGGAAGCCATTCAATGGGCGCGGCACACCTGCGAAGCGGCCTGGGGACCGGTGGCGCTGGCCAGTCTGGCGTTCGATTTTTGCGAAACCGACTACTATCGAACATCGATGGGAGAAGGGTTAAGAAAGCAATTCTTCGTGTTCGATCGACCATTCGATCCGGCGGACCTAGCCGATTGCAAACTGCAAACAAATCGCTGGGAAGCCGAATATGCCGGCCGGACGAATCATCCGGAATCGCGCCCGCTGAATCTCGATCCCGGCTACCTTACGCTGGCCAAGCTCGTGCTGGCTTCCACGAAAGATCACGCCCATCGCATCTATCTGCAGCAGGGAATCTATGCGGAAATCACCCTAAAGTTCCGCGCCGGCGGATGGCAGCCGACCGAGTGGACCTATCCCGATTATCGGCGGGCCGATTTTCAAGAGTTTTTTACGCGATCGCGCGAGTGCTTGAAGCGACGGTCGCAGTAA
- a CDS encoding P-II family nitrogen regulator, translated as MKLVIAVIQPTKLEAVREALNKIEVTRMTVCDAQGYARQRGRTEMYRGHEYKTHLLRKIALEIIVNDDFLDRTIDTITAVARTGASGEIGDGKIFVVPADEAISLAGSLRGPEAV; from the coding sequence ATGAAGCTCGTCATTGCCGTCATTCAGCCGACGAAGCTTGAAGCAGTGCGCGAGGCGCTCAACAAGATTGAAGTGACGCGGATGACTGTCTGCGACGCCCAAGGATATGCTCGCCAGCGCGGCCGCACCGAAATGTATCGCGGCCACGAGTATAAGACGCACTTGTTGCGAAAAATTGCGTTGGAAATCATCGTCAACGACGACTTTCTCGACCGCACGATCGACACGATCACTGCCGTGGCCCGTACCGGCGCGAGCGGCGAAATCGGTGACGGGAAAATCTTCGTGGTGCCGGCCGACGAAGCGATTTCGCTGGCCGGTTCTCTGCGTGGTCCCGAGGCGGTGTGA
- a CDS encoding zinc-dependent metalloprotease, whose translation MCFRFAYSRCFAFGLAGTCALWLAATGSVALADDAKPAEKPEANSADSASAEGASSSAGAKSTTTATATATTKSKYRPYDEVIKDADTKSGLVKLHRKGGTLYGEISPSQLNRDFIVVISIAKGIGRGQLLGGMSWGFGDDWVWQFRKVDDYIHVVRRNVRFSAAKGSPEERAVKLAYTDSVLFSLPIVSVGSGGIVVDLNPIFMSDLPQISQALPGFAFSPQRSTYADVKALPDNIEIEVAATYASGGNADIDSVPDSRGATINVHYSISYLPQNGYHPRLADDRVGYFLTVVKDYSQKTDEDRFVRYINRWDLQKADSSAEVSPPKKPIVFWLEKTIPYKYRAPIREGILEWNKAFEKAGFVNAIEVRQQPDSADWDPEDINYNTFRWITASAKFAMGPSRVNPTNGQILDADIIFDADFIQIWDNEFERFTPASIAALTGGPLDLKSYEAQQRRRHQHENGYCPDCQLAAGRALDFAFGTAALLSSADQPLSDAQREKMIMQGMKEVTMHELGHTLGLRHNFKASTYLTLDEIAEGEKTKGVGFTASVMDYTPAFIAPKGKKQGDYFSTTIGPYDMWAIEYGYRPLSGGSPQGERKELDKIAARSGEAALQFTTDEDTRGIDSDPDSNRFDLGKDAIEYAKLRAELIGGLWSTITERLVKDGDGYQRARQAFGVFLAQYGRAMHFASRYIGGVETNRSHKGDKEGRPPFRVVDAKKQRAALELLEQQVFSDKPFNFPPKLYNDLAASRWDHWGSEVPLRRDYPVHDVIAMWQGRILDQLMSPLTLDRLHDSELKIAADEDAFTTAELIGRLTKAVFSEVDARDGGEFTNRKPAISSLRRNLQRVYFTKLAELAMGNTGAPDDCATVAYAELKSLQERINKLLASDVKLDDYSKAHLTETAARIGKVLDSHLEIQISSTSFGDYSGRSGADQ comes from the coding sequence CACGAAAAGCGGCCTCGTCAAGCTGCACCGCAAGGGGGGCACGCTGTATGGCGAAATTTCGCCAAGCCAGTTGAACCGCGATTTCATTGTTGTGATCTCCATCGCGAAGGGCATCGGTCGCGGCCAATTACTTGGCGGGATGAGTTGGGGATTCGGCGACGACTGGGTATGGCAATTCCGCAAGGTGGACGATTACATCCATGTCGTCCGCCGCAACGTTCGCTTCAGCGCTGCCAAGGGAAGTCCAGAAGAACGGGCCGTCAAGTTGGCCTATACCGACAGCGTACTGTTTAGTTTGCCGATCGTGTCGGTCGGCTCCGGGGGCATTGTGGTTGACTTGAACCCGATCTTCATGAGCGACTTGCCGCAGATTTCACAAGCGCTGCCGGGTTTTGCGTTTTCGCCGCAGCGTTCGACGTATGCCGATGTGAAAGCACTGCCGGATAATATTGAAATTGAAGTGGCCGCGACATATGCATCCGGTGGAAACGCCGACATTGACAGCGTTCCCGACAGTCGCGGCGCTACGATCAACGTTCACTACTCGATCAGCTATTTGCCTCAAAACGGCTACCACCCGCGTCTGGCGGACGACCGCGTGGGCTACTTCTTGACGGTGGTGAAAGACTATTCGCAAAAGACCGACGAAGACCGCTTCGTCCGCTATATCAATCGTTGGGACTTGCAAAAGGCCGATTCGAGCGCCGAAGTCTCGCCGCCGAAAAAGCCGATCGTGTTTTGGCTGGAAAAGACTATACCGTACAAATATCGCGCGCCGATCCGCGAGGGCATATTGGAATGGAACAAGGCGTTTGAGAAGGCAGGCTTCGTGAACGCGATTGAAGTTCGCCAACAGCCCGACAGCGCCGATTGGGATCCTGAAGACATCAATTACAACACCTTCCGCTGGATTACGGCCAGCGCCAAGTTCGCGATGGGCCCCTCGCGCGTGAATCCGACCAACGGCCAGATTCTCGACGCCGACATTATCTTCGACGCCGACTTCATCCAGATTTGGGATAACGAGTTCGAGCGATTCACCCCCGCGAGCATTGCCGCGCTTACCGGTGGGCCGCTCGACTTGAAGTCGTACGAAGCCCAGCAGCGCCGACGGCACCAACACGAAAACGGCTATTGCCCCGATTGCCAATTGGCTGCCGGACGCGCGCTCGATTTTGCGTTTGGCACGGCGGCGCTCTTGTCATCCGCCGATCAGCCGCTGTCGGATGCGCAGCGCGAAAAGATGATTATGCAAGGCATGAAGGAAGTGACCATGCACGAACTGGGGCATACGCTCGGCTTGCGCCATAATTTCAAGGCCAGCACATACCTCACGCTGGATGAAATCGCGGAAGGCGAGAAAACCAAGGGAGTGGGCTTTACCGCCTCGGTGATGGATTACACTCCGGCGTTCATTGCACCGAAGGGAAAAAAACAAGGCGACTATTTTTCGACCACCATCGGTCCTTACGACATGTGGGCGATCGAATACGGCTATCGGCCCTTGAGCGGCGGATCGCCGCAGGGCGAGCGGAAGGAACTCGATAAGATCGCTGCACGGAGCGGCGAGGCCGCGCTGCAATTCACGACCGACGAAGATACGCGCGGCATCGACAGCGATCCCGACTCAAATCGCTTTGACTTGGGCAAAGACGCGATCGAATATGCCAAGCTTCGCGCCGAATTAATCGGCGGTCTCTGGTCGACGATCACCGAGCGATTGGTGAAGGATGGCGACGGCTATCAACGCGCTCGCCAAGCGTTTGGCGTGTTCTTGGCTCAGTATGGCCGCGCGATGCACTTTGCCTCACGATACATCGGGGGCGTCGAAACGAACCGCAGTCACAAGGGAGATAAAGAAGGCCGTCCGCCGTTCCGCGTCGTCGATGCCAAGAAGCAGCGAGCAGCCTTGGAATTGCTCGAACAGCAAGTCTTCAGCGATAAGCCGTTCAACTTTCCGCCGAAACTCTATAACGACTTGGCGGCCTCACGCTGGGATCACTGGGGCTCCGAGGTGCCGTTACGGCGCGATTATCCGGTGCATGATGTCATCGCCATGTGGCAAGGCCGGATCTTAGACCAACTCATGTCGCCGTTGACGCTCGATCGGCTACACGACAGCGAATTGAAGATCGCGGCCGACGAGGATGCCTTTACGACGGCGGAATTGATCGGCCGTTTGACCAAGGCCGTATTTTCCGAAGTGGATGCCCGCGACGGCGGCGAATTTACGAATCGCAAGCCGGCCATTAGCAGCCTACGCCGCAACTTGCAGCGAGTTTACTTTACGAAGTTGGCCGAACTGGCGATGGGCAACACGGGTGCGCCGGACGATTGCGCTACCGTCGCATACGCCGAACTGAAATCATTACAAGAGCGGATCAACAAGCTGCTGGCCAGCGACGTGAAGCTCGACGATTACAGCAAGGCGCATCTCACCGAGACCGCCGCCCGCATCGGCAAAGTGCTCGATTCGCACCTGGAGATTCAAATCTCCAGCACATCGTTTGGCGACTATAGCGGCCGGTCGGGGGCAGACCAGTAA